The following are encoded in a window of Podospora pseudoanserina strain CBS 124.78 chromosome 6, whole genome shotgun sequence genomic DNA:
- the IRA2 gene encoding Ras GTPase activating protein ira2 (COG:V; EggNog:ENOG503NX3S) produces MNGDALVGSLVERLSSRLPHRTGSPTSDFAQDEVVLKTRSTLVNLSALGSIALVLDALLTVLKEQAQPFRALLSHPPHIILSELYILELIADCCASHWYGSQNGPITSSSDGSRSGTSSPTLAGEGPLSPAQRATFYPPESLNESLLARVFEAIKVLFEPIPENYILPAKTILDDTSAKHITLPTPEEPTRTPLSTPSSEPPETSRLLGAQAAAIEAHIKLIVEYVTASSWPKAFEYFRNVIYAVRANAPPQGTPIPNAAAAEEERSALIMLRLVSFFWVDAQKLSLVIQEFCSSFLHFRKSFQNTVAVVTPLLITRWLDRYPEEFIAIHSIQKRRENAPDTLFDMTQTVVDNGRRRAVLYPMQMTLLFLLPDVFEVASNMREAKSGGMAKKVQFLEGLRKALRNRNEQAAYCLVLLLRAARHFDAESDSALVSYAMDVQDEVRDAVFRRFPPGSGEGGGMFEQDVMTAAFVSLSHLNFESCVDSLALTCLAPSAPHSFKITVIQACAYFARLEERGRYQPLFSAASAFIQGQLHTMSELLHEGYIEDQVGQRKVLESGGMVSMVSNVLNFLDASPMTLFEGPPTEKSERDHFYEENLEALISCIIASDEGIRRLATGVAKRLFGDEKFMMTVRASKGISSTGFKTNFWRLTSLILILICDRARWPSTADGLRAVQGYLESRLHLLTSIPELGKISEDVPERTAASTKLETLFLLSLCSADIEICQIVTSCIGTFLEECRLIDTTPATAKSSLTLLRNGEVFGEISSRDFRFTGLVAFQKRIRSLLRRMQYPSAGILDAWELVFERWLHLSKDLSLMAVEGGQERMVAEWRNYSGFLASLGGICTAEQAINHEEPSISGLRWIDRLSSVNHEEPLLSQYLKLSVQLLACANVRIRETIREVLSTEVPPSLYQPLFKALETQLDVLFTGAMEPSVKGQDNDIIFAEQSSSLLKALVERLDTPTDLGAASSLHLGALSLNFAKFLDGVPDTPSCLRVKIKICQLCEAVTKRKEHLNLRDDVRNRNQLLEYIFSWIARPRSPRGDNTGYGSNSSRENEMVRVQRDLDRACLRALAELTYRLPLQPGDGQTDAGTSELKSQMFHQYFNRFLSLLNMDSASSVEFGSTHRGHQFTKDADVATPADLAISILSNLLSANIDVGLKHSLSIGYHENVEIRTAFLKVLHNILVQGTEFNNLSDAAVSEKYDELIELLINDTSLATAMSAVCPSHDMDELTISLLNIFETRGLTFVLLEALIKQEVDDTESEPELLRRTSVASKMLSIYAKWKGVGYLKGTLQNVVERLMLTSRDLNLELDPTRVTSPEELQTNAEHLQIVAKVFIDNICASTDSMPATFRKICNIISTTVVQKFPDSKYTAVGAFIFLRFFCPAIVAPEAEGLVSTPPSKEMRRGLLLIAKVVQNLANNVLFGVKEPYMFPLIEFLTNNIYRVTTFLREISAPMSNFENPPSGESFDFGSCVGLHRFLYEHWDQVRLRLKAQERRELVRSPSGTTRARSPVLEPLRNLIMNHLGPTPLAVTWNRPQISANSPPAYSRFQDFMLRNAFRSTESFLTARAVYDGGESKDGLSIICIILRNIDAESIDYDTLIYCYLKIASRLWHRPFGLLIDATCYNGQTEPRDELFQKLEQLTPTELSKQLARIYIYNMNSACKKCFRRVLRISTRNETSVFSPNNVEYHLIGSLQDLQAHFHLSQLHLPKETISVVTDTRYVFQPITRLSKSKGKIDVVIKVGSQFVQVTTTKKQDVPGFRLNTTVNDIFRLGDVDEAPTSIQTEDDSAFGLRADNGKIVMYFTSPKKADVLQAIRAAKAKYGKDTRALKSFDRLIRPQDVPGTLLNLALTNLSSGDPRLRLASYNLLSALCKAFKFSAASMLMSGKDISIPPDPSRFIVGISKKLAQAEPQLTSDFLNEFFVGWDSFSDEQKPLSLEYMAPWIPSLRTSLLASESESDKGREKIAALFRKLIDITLNDPTLMNTLGHSVWPVIQRDEVLLDILLDEIIKTALSIGFMDEQTEVLASVASQIGTITLRARFISRLRKALNRTSLRPTRSLPDNAVWNEICVLLQFCKALAFDSGVQAQMYLAEIFHIVTMLANTGMSDVRVTVHQLLTNTLHSACTHFELDEARQGKMRATLEMLSDSKSEIFVNSVMSLRDGASISTNQEAGSTLGATESLAAILFETCSVAAPSVDLANAWRSRWMSLVASTAFQNNPAIQPRAFTVMGCLAREEVDDDLLYQVLVALRNSVGRFGDDTSSDMLVAIVTSLSKMMAKLPSASRYGLQLFWLAMSLLRLVPPNLFNCTAMFLESVLTNISTSGDMRGEKMVPYLLQGRVQLEEAALHLDEAYGIHFNAENFHFAACACLVRGLTDAFTRTTALRVLSTFLEMTTWNDPAPPRGNPLSSSFSTDRSIRDLAGSPYMALMLARTVSIDELRENLWSVGINPSGLSDLVSLRSAQDLVLLKDKDLLLNTAIELVDFQYLDDAVQYRSLQWLNEVTRERPGVMGHLFGHVGWLLDDIFKHCQSSTTLEAAHVLLQTGLRFSTQEQRPDLGRRWRGWGLGVVEELWE; encoded by the exons ATGAATGGTGACGCCCTGGTGGGCAGCCTGGTGGAGAGGCTGAGCTCAAGG CTCCCCCACCGTACCGGCTCGCCTACCTCTGATTTCGCTCAAGACGAAGTTGTCTTGAAGACGCGCTCGACACTCGTCAACCTCAGCGCCCTCGGGTCCATCGCGCTCGTTCTCGACGCCCTCCTGACCGTGCTCAAGGAGCAGGCCCAGCCCTTTCGAGCTCTTCTATCTCACCCGCCGCATATAATACTTTCCGAGCTCTACATCCTCGAGCTCATCGCCGACTGCTGCGCCAGCCACTGGTACGGCTCCCAGAATGGCCCGattaccagcagcagcgatgGATCAAGGTCGGGGACATCCTCCCCTACCTTGGCTGGCGAGGGCCCCTTGTCCCCTGCTCAGAGAGCCACCTTTTACCCGCCCGAGTCTCTGAACGAGAGCCTTCTAGCTCGCGTGTTTGAGGCGATCAAGGTGCTTTTTGAGCCCATACCCGAGAATTATATCCTCCCAGCCAAGaccatcctcgacgacaccTCGGCCAAGCATATCACTTTGCCCACCCCCGAAGAACCAACTCGAACACCACTCTCCACCCCATCGAGCGAACCCCCCGAGACGAGCCGGTTGCTGGGGGCTCAAGCAGCCGCGATAGAAGCCCACATCAAGCTCATCGTGGAATACGTCACGGCTTCGAGCTGGCCCAAAGCATTTGAATACTTCCGCAACGTCATCTACGCCGTCCGAGCCAATGCGCCACCCCAGggcacccccatccccaacgccgccgccgccgaagaggAACGCTCCGCCTTGATTATGCTCAGGCTTGTTTCGTTCTTTTGGGTCGACGCCCAGAAGCTGAGTCTTGTTATTCAAGAGTTTTGTTCCAGCTTTTTGCACTTTAGAAAGTCGTTTCAGAACACGGTCGCGGTGGTGACGCCGCTGTTGATTACAAGGTGGTTGGACAGGTATCCGGAGGAGTTTATTGCTATCCATTCGATACAGAAGCGGAGGGAGAACGCTCCGGATACGCTGTTTGACATGACGCAGACAGTGGTGGATAacgggcggaggagggcggtgctGTATCCGATGCAGATGACGTTGCTGTTTTTGCTGCCGGACGTGTTTGAAGTGGCGAGCAACATGCGCGAGGCCAAGTCGGGGGGTATGGCGAAGAAGGTGcagtttttggaggggttgaggaaggcgttACGGAATCGGAATGAGCAGGCTGCTTATTgtttggtgctgttgctgcgagCGGCGAGGCATTTTGACGCGGAGAGTGACAGTGCCTTGGTTTCGTACGCGATGGATGTGCAGGATGAGGTGAGGGATGCGGTTTTTAGGCGGTTTCCTCCGGGGagcggtgagggaggggggatgtttGAGCAGGATGTCATGACGGCGGCGTTTGTCTCGTTGAGTCACTTGAACTTTGAGAGCTGTGTCGACTCGTTGGCTTTGACGTGTCTGGCGCCGAGTGCGCCGCACAGCTTCAAGATTACGGTTATACAGGCTTGTGCGTACTTTGCGaggctggaggagagggggaggtacCAGCCGCTGTTCTCGGCGGCGAGCGCATTTATTCAGGGGCAGCTGCATACCATGAGTGAGCTGCTGCATGAGGGGTATATCGAGGATCAGGTTGGGCagaggaaggtgttggagagtggggggatggtgagcaTGGTGAGCAATGTGTTGAACTTTTTGGATGCGAGCCCGATGACGCTTTTTGAGGGGCCGCCGACCGAGAAGAGTGAGAGGGATCATTTTTATGAAGAAAATTTGGAGGCGTTGATTAGCTGTATTATTGCGAGCGATGAGGGGATCAGGAGGTTGGCGACGGGGGTGGCCAAACGGTTGTTTGGGGATGAGAAGTTTATGATGACTGTGAGGGCGAGTAAGGGGATTAGTTCGACCGGGTTCAAGACGAACTTTTGGAGGTTGAC GTCGCTCATATTGATCTTGATATGTGATAGGGCGAGGTGGCCGAGCACGGCGGATGGGCTGAGGGCTGTTCAGGGGTATTTGGAGTCGAGGCTGCATTTGTTGACTTCGATTCCGGAGTTGGGTAAGATCTCCGAGGATGTTCCCGAGAGGACGGCTGCTTCGACAAAGTTGGAGACGTTGTTTTTGCTATCACTTTGCTCGGCGGATATCGAAATCTGCCAGATCGTGACGTCGTGTATAGGAACGTTTCTCGAGGAGTGCAGGCTTATCGACACGACTCCTGCGACGGCCAAATCATCACTTACGCTTTTGCGCAACGGAGAGGTGTTTGGTGAGATTTCGTCGAGGGATTTCAGGTTCACTGGGCTGGTTGCGTTCCAAAAGAGAATTAGGTCCCTCCTGAGGCGTATGCAATACCCCAGTGCCGGTATTCTGGATGCCTGGGAGCTGGTCTTTGAAAGATGGCTTCATTTGTCCAAGGATCTGTCTCTAATGGCAGTCGAGGGCGGACAAGAGAGAATGGTTGCTGAGTGGCGAAATTActcgggcttcttggcctcgctGGGTGGTATTTGCACGGCCGAGCAGGCTATCAATCACGAAGAGCCTTCCATTAGTGGGCTACGATGGATCGACAGGTTGTCTTCTGTGAATCATGAGGAGCCGCTTTTGAGTCAGTACCTGAAGCTGAGCGTTCAGCTTCTGGCATGCGCCAACGTCAGAATTCGTGAGACCATCAGGGAGGTCTTGTCAACCGAGGTCCCGCCTTCGCTGTATCAGCCCCTTTTCAAGGCATTGGAGACGCAGCTTGATGTCCTCTTCACTGGGGCCATGGAGCCCAGTGTCAAGGGGCAAGACAACGACATTATCTTTGCAGAGCAGTCCTCTTCTCTGCTGAAGGCACTGGTGGAAAGGCTTGATACACCAACCGACCTCGGCGCGGCATCCTCTCTGCATCTCGGTGCTCTTTCCCTCAACTTTGCCAAGTTTCTGGACGGCGTCCCTGACACTCCTTCCTGCTTGCGGGTGAAGATCAAGATCTGTCAGCTCTGCGAAGCTGTCACAAAACGAAAAGAGCATCTCAATCTGCGTGATGATGTCCGCAACCGCAATCAGCTGCTCGAGTACATCTTTAGCTGGATCGCCCGGCCACGCTCACCACGTGGTGACAACACCGGCtacggcagcaacagcagtcgTGAGAACGAGATGGTGCGTGTCCAGCGGGATCTCGACAGGGCCTGCCTCAGAGCTTTGGCTGAACTCACTTaccgtcttcctcttcaaccagGCGATGGTCAAACAGATGCTGGCACGAGTGAGCTCAAGTCACAGATGTTCCACCAGTACTTCAACCGCTTCCTCTCGCTGCTCAACATGGACTCGGCCAGCTCGGTCGAGTTTGGCAGCACTCACCGCGGTCATCAGTTCACCAAAGATGCTGATGTAGCCACGCCTGCTGATCTTGCTATTTCAATCTTGTCGAACCTTCTCAGTGCCAACATCGATGTGGGACTGAAGCATTCGCTGAGCATAGGGTACCACGAGAATGTGGAGATCAGGACGGCGTTCCTCAAGGTGCTTCATAATATCCTGGTGCAGGGTACCGagttcaacaacctcagcGATGCGGCCGTGAGCGAAAAGTACGATGAGCTGATTGAGCTGTTGATCAACGACACCAGCTTGGCTACGGCGATGAGCGCCGTCTGCCCAAGTCACGACATGGACGAGCTAACCATTTCGTTATTGAACATCTTTGAGACGAGGGGGCTCACCTTTGTGTTACTCGAGGCTCTCATAAAACAAGAGGTCGACGACACGGAGAGCGAGCCTGAATTGCTCCGGAGAACGTCGGTGGCAAGCAAGATGCTGTCCATCTACGCCAAGTGGAAGGGCGTTGGGTATCTCAAGGGCACGCTGCAGAATGTGGTCGAACGGTTGATGCTGACGTCCAGGGACCTGAACCTGGAGCTTGACCCGACGAGGGTGACGAGTCCGGAGGAGCTGCAGACAAACGCGGAGCACCTGCAGATTGTGGCCAAGGTGTTTATCGACAACATCTGCGCTTCGACGGACAGCATGCCGGCGACGTTTCGAAAGATTTGCAACATCATCTCCACGACGGTGGTGCAAAAGTTTCCGGACTCAAAGTACACAGCCGTGGGGGCGTTTATCTTTTTGAGGTTCTTTTGCCCGGCCATTGTGGCgcccgaggccgaggggttggtgtcgacgccgccgtcgaaggagatgaggagggggttgttgctgatcgCGAAGGTGGTGCAGAACTTGGCGAACAATGTGCTCTTTGGGGTCAAGGAGCCGTACATGTTTCCGCTTATTGAGTTTTTGACGAATAATATCTATCGGGTGACGACGTTTCTGAGGGAGATTTCg GCTCCTATGAGTAATTTCGAGAATCCACCCAGTGGCGAGTCGTTCGACTTTGGTAGCTGTGTTGGACTGCACAGGTTTCTCTATGAACATTGGGACCAGGTTCGGTTGAGGCTCAAGGCGCAGGAAAGACGAGAGCTGGTGAGGTCGCCTTCAGGAACGACACGCGCTCGGTCACCTGTTTTGGAGCCGCTGAGGAATTTGATTATGAATCACTTGGGCCCGACGCCGCTGGCGGTTACTTGGAACAGGCCACAGATCTCGGCAAACAGCCCACCGGCGTATTCCAGGTTCCAGGACTTTATGCTTCGCAATGCTTTCCGTAGCACGGAATCTTTCCTTACCGCGAGGGCAGTctatgatggtggtgagagcaAGGATGGGCTGTCTATCATTTGCATTATTCTCAGGAACATTGATGCCGAGTCGATTGATTACGACACGCTGATCTACTGCTACCTCAAGATTGCCAGCAGGCTGTGGCATCGTCCGTTTGGCCTGCTGATCGATGCCACCTGTTACAATGGGCAGACGGAACCGAGGGACGAGCTGTTCCAAAAGCTCGAACAGCTGACGCCGACCGAGCTGTCAAAGCAGCTGGCACGGATCTACATTTACAACATGAACAGCGCCTGCAAGAAGTGCTTCCGCCGCGTTCTGAGGATATCAACCCGGAACGAGACCAGCGTCTTCAGCCCCAACAACGTCGAGTACCACCTCATCGGCAGCTTGCAGGACCTGCAGGCGCACTTCCACCTCAGCCAGCTGCACCTCCCCAAGGAGACCATCAGTGTGGTGACTGACACGCGATACGTCTTTCAACCCATCACTAGGCTGTCCAAGTCCAAGGGCAAGATTGACGTGGTCATCAAGGTGGGCAGCCAGTTTGTTCAggtgaccaccaccaaaaagcaAGACGTCCCCGGGTTCCGCCTCAACACGACTGTTAATGACATTTTCCGGTTGGGCGACGTGGACGAGGCGCCGACTTCGATCCAGACGGAGGACGACTCTGCTTTTGGGCTGCGGGCGGACAACGGCAAGATTGTCATGTACTTTACCAGTCCCAAAAAGGCGGATGTGCTGCAGGCGATCAGGGCTGCCAAGGCTAAATATGGGAAAGATACGAGAGCTCTCAAGTCGTTTGATCGGTTGATTCGACCGCAGGATGTGCCTGGGACGTTGCTCAACCTGGCGTTGACGAACCTGTCGAGCGGGGATCCGAGGCTGAGGCTGGCGTCGTATAACCTTTTGAGTGCGCTGTGCAAGGCTTTCAAGTTTAGCGCCGCGTCGATGCTGATGAGCGGGAAGGACATCTCCATCCCGCCTGACCCGTCGAGGTTTATTGTCGGCATCAGCAAGAAGCTCGCTCAGGCGGAGCCGCAGCTGACGTCGGATTTTCTGAATGAGTTCTTTGTCGGGTGGGACAGCTTTTCGGATGAGCAGAAGCCTCTTAGTTTGGAGTACATGGCTCCCTGGATTCCTAGCCTGCGGACGTCACTCTTAGCGAGTGAAAGTGAGAGTGataaggggagggagaagattgcGGCGCTGTTCCGGAAGCTGATTGATATTACGCTTAATGATCCGACGCTGATGAATACACTGGGGCATTCGGTGTGGCCGGTTATCCAAAGGGATGAGGTGCTGCTGGACATTTTGCTTGATGAGATCATCAAGACGGCGCTGAGCATTGGGTTCATGGATGAGCAGACGGAGGTGTTGGCTTCGGTGGCGAGTCAGATTGGGACGATCACCCTCAGGGCGAGGTTCATCTCgcggttgaggaaggcgttGAATCGGACTTCGCTCAGGCCGACGAGGTCGTTGCCGGATAATGCGGTTTGGAACGAGATTTGCGTCTTGCTTCAGTTTTGCAAGGCGTTGGCGTTTGACAGCGGGGTGCAGGCGCAGATGTACCTGGCCGAGATTTTTCACATTGTGACGATGCTGGCCAATACTGGCATGTCGGATGTGAGGGTGACGGTGCATCAACTGTTGACCAACACGCTGCATTCGGCGTGCACGCACTTTGAGCTGGACGAGGCGAGGCAGGGGAAGATGAGGGCAacgttggagatgttgtCGGACAGCAAGAGCGAGATCTTTGTGAATTCGGTCATGTCGTTGAGGGATGGGGCGTCGATCTCGACTAATCAGGAGGCGGGGAGCACGCTGGGCGCGACGGAGAGCCTGGCGGCGATATTGTTTGAGACTTGCTCGGTTGCGGCGCCGTCGGTGGATTTGGCGAACGCGtggaggtcgaggtggatgagttTGGTTGCTAGCACGGCTTTTCAGAACAATCCGGCTATTCAGCCACGCGCTTTTACCGTCATGGGCTGTCTCGCgagggaagaggttgatgatgatttgctTTATCAAGTCCTCGTCGCGCTGAGGAACAGCGTGGGCAGGTTTGGTGATGACACGAGCAGCGACATGCTCGTTGCCAttgtcacctccctctcgaAAATGATGGCCAAGCTCCCCTCTGCGTCACGATATGGTCTGCAGCTCTTCTGGCTGGCCATGTCCCTCTTGCGACTCGTCCCACCAAACCTGTTCAATTGCACTGCCATGTTCCTCGAGTCGGtcctcaccaacatcagcaCTTCGGGTGACATGCGAGGAGAGAAGATGGTGCCCTATCTCCTCCAGGGTAGGGTCCAACTGGAAGAAGCGgccctccacctcgacgAGGCGTACGGCATTCACTTCAACGCGGAAAACTTTCACTTTGCAGCCTGTGCCTGTCTTGTTCGGGGCCTCACAGACGCATTCACGAGGACAACAGCATTGAGAGTGCTGTCCACCTTTCTAGAAATGACAACCTGGAACGACCCGGCCCCACCACGAGGTAATCCTTTGTCCTCGTCCTTTTCAACCGACCGATCCATCCGCGACCTGGCCGGGTCCCCTTACATGGCCCTCATGCTCGCCCGAACGGTATCGATTGATGAATTACGAGAAAATCTCTGGTCGGTAGGCATCAACCCATCTGGTTTGTCGGATTTGGTATCACTCCGCTCAGCTCAGgaccttgtcctcctcaaGGATAAAGACTTGCTTCTCAACACGGCCATCGAGCTGGTCGATTTTCAGTATCTGGACGATGCGGTGCAGTACCGGAGTCTGCAGTGGCTGAACGAGGTTacgagggagaggccgggggtgatggggCATTTGTTTGGGCATGTGGGGTGGTTGCTGGATGATATTTTTAAGCACTGCCAGAGTTCGACGACGTTGGAGGCCGCGCATGTGCTGCTGCAGACGGGGTTGAGGTTTAGCACGCAGGAGCAGAGGCCGGATTTGGGGAGacgttggaggggatggggtttgggggttgtggaggagctgtgGGAGTag